A window from Cryptomeria japonica chromosome 1, Sugi_1.0, whole genome shotgun sequence encodes these proteins:
- the LOC131034174 gene encoding calcium/calmodulin-regulated receptor-like kinase 1: MDENISIGLLIGIAGGFTFVIAAGIISAYLFRRKHKDPKQQQEQQQQLHHLGQKKEQTQQSLALREHARDSTSELSDCWTEDNSSDLILSKRSPKFLSSLLNKSESLKSRRFSHRELEKATTGFTNLLGAGAFGSVFKATFPSGKSFAVKVLNPLSDRCEKEFLTEVMLLERLHHRNLVNLIGYCMDKQGHRSLIYEYMSNGSLYTLLHDKSREPLGWEERVNIAQDMARGIEYLHKGAKPPVIHRDIKSANILIDSTMTARVADFGLYKDAVYPPSVIGGTCGYVDPEYVRTNTLTDKSDIYSFGVLLFELVSAVGPQQGLLDYVKHVSMSEETEWLQILDPRLHHKFNSDELEAMISVALECIHEVPRKRPNIQEISLALSNLRQRISFASIP; the protein is encoded by the exons ATGGATGAAAACATTTCAATTGGATTGCTCATTGGAATCGCAGGTGGATTTACATTTGTTATTGCAGCAGGTATTATTTCTGCTTATTTGTTTCGCCGAAAACACAAAGATCCAAAGCAGCAGCAGGAACAACAACAACAGCTACATCATCTTGGGCAAAAGAAAGAGCAAACTCAGCAATCTCTTGCATTGAGAGAACATGCCAGAGATTCGACATCCGAGCTTTCGGATTGCTGGACAGAAGATAATTCCTCTGATCTAATTTTGAGTAAAAGAAGCCCAAAATTCTTGTCAAGCCTGTTGAATAAGTCTGAAAGTCTCAAAAGTCGGAGGTTTTCTCACAG GGAACTGGAAAAAGCTACTACAGGCTTCACAAATTTACTGGGAGCTGGGGCCTTTGGTTCCGTTTTCAAGGCTACCTTCCCGTCTGGGAAAAGTTTTGCTGTCAAAGTGCTCAATCCATTGTCTGATCGCTGTGAGAAGGAATTTCTAACAGAG GTAATGTTGCTGGAGAGGTTACATCATAGGAATTTGGTGAACTTGATTGGGTACTGTATGGATAAGCAGGGTCATCGTTCATTAATCTATGAATACATGAGCAATGGTAGCCTCTATACTTTGCTGCATG ATAAAAGCCGAGAACCCTTGGGCTGGGAGGAAAGAGTGAATATAGCTCAAGACATGGCAAGGGGTATAGAATATCTTCATAAAGGG GCAAAGCCTCCAGTTATTCATCGAGATATCAAATCTGCAAATATATTGATAGATTCAACAATGACAGCAAGG GTTGCTGATTTTGGACTATATAAGGATGCAGTATACCCTCCATCAGTAATTGGAGGAACATGTGGGTATGTAGATCCTGAGTATGTGAGAACAAACACCTTAACAGACAAAAGTGACATCTACAGCTTTGGGGTTTTGTTGTTTGAACTTGTATCTGCGGTTGGACCACAACAAGGACTACTTGATTATGTGAAACAT GTATCCATGAGTGAAGAGACGGAATGGCTACAAATATTGGACCCAAGGCTGCATCATAAATTCAATTCAGACGAGTTAGAAGCAATGATATCAGTTGCCCTTGAGTGCATCCATGAAGTTCCTCGTAAACGTCCCAACATACAAGAGATTTCTTTAGCATTATCTAATTTAAGGCAAAGAATCAGCTTTGCAAGCATACCTTAG